Proteins found in one Seonamhaeicola sp. S2-3 genomic segment:
- a CDS encoding LytTR family DNA-binding domain-containing protein, with product MKLNAIIVEDEQTSRDILKNYLNKYCPNVSILGEAANVDEALVLIRNHNLDLVFLDVEMPYGNAFDLLDKVGYINFETVFVTAYNHYAIDALNAHASYYLMKPISIDELIKAVDYVTEIKTKENSLQNQVLVPKTNGVNGKLTIPQLDGFEVLNTSEILFCKADDNYTEIYLLNNKKKVVSKTLKYFEQALNNFSFARVHKSYLVNVNEVVKYLKGKGGSVVLSNGKEIMVSASKKADLLSYFK from the coding sequence ATGAAATTAAATGCCATTATAGTAGAAGACGAGCAAACCAGTAGAGATATTCTAAAAAATTACCTGAATAAATATTGCCCAAACGTATCTATTTTAGGAGAAGCGGCTAATGTAGATGAAGCCTTGGTATTAATAAGAAACCATAATTTAGACCTGGTATTTTTAGATGTTGAAATGCCTTATGGTAATGCTTTTGATTTACTAGACAAAGTTGGCTATATTAATTTTGAAACCGTTTTTGTTACAGCGTATAACCATTACGCAATAGACGCTTTAAACGCGCATGCTTCTTACTATTTAATGAAACCAATTTCTATAGATGAACTTATTAAAGCGGTAGATTATGTAACCGAAATAAAAACAAAAGAAAACTCTTTACAAAATCAAGTTTTAGTACCTAAAACTAATGGGGTTAATGGAAAATTAACCATTCCGCAATTAGATGGGTTTGAGGTTTTAAACACATCAGAGATACTCTTCTGTAAAGCCGATGATAATTACACTGAAATTTATCTACTAAATAACAAAAAAAAGGTAGTAAGTAAAACGCTAAAATATTTTGAACAAGCATTAAATAACTTCAGTTTTGCACGCGTGCATAAATCGTATTTAGTAAACGTCAATGAAGTTGTTAAATACCTAAAAGGAAAAGGAGGAAGTGTGGTACTAAGCAACGGAAAAGAAATTATGGTTTCGGCATCAAAAAAAGCAGATTTATTATCCTATTTTAAATAG
- a CDS encoding gamma carbonic anhydrase family protein, whose product MPVILPVKDTMPQIPEDCFIAPNATIVGNVAMGNQCSVWFSAVVRGDVNYIKMGNKVNVQDGAVIHCTYKTHPTTIGNNVSIGHNALVHGCTIKDNVLIGMGSIIMDGCVVESNSIIAAGAVLTQNTKVEAGSIYAGVPAKKIKDISKELISGEIDRIANNYIKYSSWFK is encoded by the coding sequence ATGCCAGTTATATTACCAGTAAAAGATACAATGCCCCAAATACCAGAAGATTGTTTTATAGCCCCCAATGCCACCATAGTTGGCAATGTAGCAATGGGAAATCAATGTAGTGTTTGGTTTAGTGCCGTTGTACGTGGTGATGTTAATTACATTAAAATGGGTAATAAGGTAAATGTGCAAGACGGTGCCGTTATACATTGTACTTATAAAACGCATCCAACTACCATTGGTAACAATGTATCTATTGGGCATAATGCGTTGGTGCATGGTTGTACTATAAAAGACAATGTTTTAATTGGTATGGGTAGTATTATTATGGATGGTTGTGTGGTAGAAAGCAATAGTATTATTGCAGCAGGCGCGGTGCTTACTCAAAATACAAAAGTAGAAGCAGGGAGCATTTATGCTGGTGTACCTGCCAAAAAAATAAAAGATATTAGCAAAGAATTAATCTCAGGAGAAATAGATAGAATAGCTAATAATTACATAAAATATTCCAGTTGGTTTAAATAA
- the murI gene encoding glutamate racemase — protein sequence MNKQPIGIFDSGVGGTSIWKEIHHLLPNESSIYLADSKNAPYGPKGREIITNLSIKNTELLLEKGCKIIVVACNTATTNAIDLLRSTYKVPFIGIEPAIKPAALQTKTNAVGILATHGTLSSELFSKTSDKFANNITVIEQVGNGIVNLIESGKLFSNEMKVLLKTYLEPMIQANIDYLVLGCSHYPYLMPILVDLLPKHVKIIDSGEAVARQTKAILKQYNLLNTETSNHNIEFFTNGNPDVIKQLLNSNYSINYLDF from the coding sequence ATGAACAAACAACCTATTGGCATTTTTGATTCTGGTGTAGGAGGCACTTCTATTTGGAAAGAAATTCACCATTTGCTACCAAATGAAAGTAGCATTTATCTTGCCGATAGTAAAAATGCACCTTACGGTCCAAAAGGAAGAGAAATCATTACCAACTTAAGCATTAAGAACACAGAACTTTTGCTTGAAAAAGGCTGTAAAATAATTGTAGTAGCTTGCAATACTGCTACAACTAACGCTATAGATTTGTTAAGAAGCACGTATAAAGTACCTTTTATTGGCATAGAGCCTGCTATTAAACCTGCTGCATTACAAACTAAAACCAACGCAGTAGGTATTTTAGCTACTCATGGTACACTTAGTAGCGAGTTATTCTCTAAAACTTCAGATAAGTTTGCTAATAATATTACCGTTATTGAACAAGTTGGCAATGGTATTGTTAACCTAATTGAAAGTGGAAAACTTTTTTCTAATGAAATGAAGGTTCTTTTAAAAACATACCTAGAACCTATGATACAGGCTAATATTGATTATTTGGTTTTAGGTTGTTCTCATTACCCTTATTTAATGCCAATTTTAGTAGACTTACTACCTAAACATGTAAAAATAATTGATTCTGGTGAAGCCGTTGCTAGACAGACAAAGGCTATTTTAAAACAATACAATTTGTTAAATACCGAAACCTCAAATCATAATATTGAGTTTTTTACTAACGGAAACCCAGACGTTATTAAACAGCTTTTAAATTCAAATTACAGCATAAATTATCTTGATTTTTAA
- a CDS encoding OmpH family outer membrane protein has translation MKHLKTILLATAICIGSISFSQAQSKIAHINTQELIAAMPEMKNAQKELEALQKTYQTDYQSTITEFQNKVKQYEAEAPTKTDEENAKRGQEIQGMQQNIQQFQNDAAKDIEKKRMDLLQPITEKAKAAILKVARAQGFDYVLDSSVGVTILADGKNLLDDVKKELGI, from the coding sequence ATGAAACACTTAAAAACTATTTTATTAGCAACGGCAATATGCATAGGGAGTATTAGTTTTTCTCAAGCTCAAAGTAAAATCGCCCACATAAATACCCAAGAATTAATTGCTGCAATGCCAGAAATGAAAAATGCGCAAAAAGAATTGGAAGCTTTACAAAAAACGTATCAAACAGATTACCAATCTACAATAACAGAATTTCAAAATAAAGTAAAACAATACGAAGCTGAGGCACCTACAAAGACCGATGAAGAAAACGCAAAAAGAGGTCAAGAAATTCAAGGTATGCAACAAAACATACAACAGTTTCAAAATGATGCTGCAAAAGATATTGAGAAAAAACGAATGGATTTATTACAACCAATTACTGAAAAAGCCAAAGCAGCTATTTTAAAAGTAGCAAGAGCTCAAGGGTTTGATTATGTTCTAGATTCTTCTGTTGGTGTAACTATTTTAGCCGATGGAAAAAATTTACTAGACGATGTAAAAAAAGAACTTGGTATTTAA
- a CDS encoding OmpH family outer membrane protein encodes MQNKVLFLLTLVLISISSYAQRGVRVAYIDTEYILENVPEYQEAIAQLNQKADKWKNEIAEKLSAIEQKRKDLSNEKALLTKELIAEREEDIYFEEKEILDYQQKRFGPNGDLFIQQKQLMQPVQDQIFAAVQDIATNRKYDFILDKSSNATILFSAKQYDISETVIRSITRTAKRTQAQSKAERKAAKEEELVPEINLEQEARAKALEEKKKARESAIEEARQKKLAAREAKVKAAEERRQKILEEREKAKQAKLNARNKVSETDDNEEDDKTDDDVKEEAETETDTTETKTRAQLIEENRQKKLAEREARKKALEEKKKKILEERQKALEERQKIRDSINNINQNK; translated from the coding sequence ATGCAAAACAAAGTTCTTTTTTTACTGACATTAGTTTTAATAAGCATCTCTTCATATGCCCAACGGGGTGTTAGAGTAGCTTATATAGACACAGAGTATATATTAGAAAACGTTCCAGAATATCAAGAAGCTATTGCGCAATTAAATCAAAAAGCCGATAAATGGAAAAATGAAATTGCAGAAAAGCTTAGTGCCATAGAACAAAAGCGTAAAGATTTAAGTAATGAAAAAGCACTTTTAACAAAAGAGCTTATTGCAGAACGCGAAGAAGATATTTATTTTGAAGAAAAAGAAATATTAGATTATCAGCAAAAACGATTTGGTCCAAATGGTGATTTGTTTATTCAACAAAAACAGCTCATGCAGCCAGTGCAAGATCAAATATTTGCAGCCGTTCAAGATATAGCAACAAATAGAAAGTATGATTTTATTCTAGATAAATCATCTAATGCAACCATACTCTTTTCTGCTAAACAATACGATATTAGCGAAACTGTTATAAGAAGTATAACCAGAACCGCTAAAAGAACTCAGGCACAATCTAAAGCAGAGCGAAAAGCTGCCAAAGAAGAAGAATTAGTGCCTGAAATAAATTTAGAACAAGAAGCAAGAGCTAAAGCATTAGAAGAAAAGAAAAAAGCTAGAGAAAGCGCTATTGAAGAAGCCAGACAGAAAAAATTAGCCGCAAGAGAAGCAAAAGTTAAAGCAGCAGAAGAAAGACGGCAAAAAATATTAGAAGAGCGTGAAAAAGCAAAACAGGCTAAACTAAATGCTAGAAATAAAGTTTCTGAAACAGACGATAATGAAGAAGACGATAAAACGGATGATGATGTAAAAGAAGAGGCAGAAACTGAAACAGATACAACAGAAACAAAAACTAGAGCGCAGTTAATTGAAGAAAATAGACAAAAAAAATTAGCTGAAAGAGAAGCTAGAAAAAAAGCTTTAGAAGAAAAAAAGAAGAAAATTTTAGAGGAAAGACAAAAAGCTCTAGAAGAAAGACAAAAAATAAGAGACAGTATAAACAATATAAACCAAAACAAATAA
- a CDS encoding outer membrane protein assembly factor, protein MKLLLNIKKEREDLGKQVNNLTNRLPLKTYLKFSLAILLTTLAYSNIQAQDLSFNSSKKYTVGTISVLGNTTFGEQTIVNFSGLRKGQEINIPGEEIGNAIKKLWGTKLFNNIEVYVTSIENGTANLQIRLEDLPQLNELKINGVKKGKVESIIEENKLKKGTKVTENLITTTKNFLTKKYKKQGFLNTKVHINTIEVKDTTGSARVNMVLNIDKGEKVKIKDIVFNGNNAISDKKLRKAMKSTKKINRLRILKRSKFIDSAYQADLSSVVDKFKENGYRDARIISDSIIYNNDKTISINIDINEGELYTFGDIKFIGNTVYTDQQLRNILRIEKGDTYNGVLLQKRIADNTKPDANDITNLYQNSGYLFSTIRQVEVSADDNVIDMEIRITEGKPAYFNRVSVVGNDKTNDHVVYRALRTRPGQLYDKSDVVRTVRELGQLGFFDAQEISPNFNNPNPVEGTIDMEYSVKETGSSQIELQGGYGGGGFIGTLGLSFNNFSIKDIFKKEAYKPIPMGDGQRLALRLQASRFYQTYSFQFSEPWLGGKKPVQFSTSLSHTKQFLYDYTTGNADKSRSFNITGITFGLAKRLSVPDEYFTLSNAISYQRYDLNNYNTGLFTFGDGYSNNLSYTIGLSRNDTRIDPIFPTGGSKFSATAKFSFPYSLVNGVDYAQLAEDREQAVIDQDSDELAKIDQERYKWLEFYKINFTGEWYNQIAKNLVLRPLIEFGFLGAYNNDRGVIPFERYFVGGDGLGTYSLDGREAIQLRGYPNQSLSSTDGGTIYNKFSLELRYPITLKASAKIYALGFLEGGASYDRFRDYNPFDIKRSAGLGIRIFMPAFGLLGIDFGHGFDPIIGETTKNGWETHFIIGQQF, encoded by the coding sequence ATGAAGCTATTATTGAATATCAAAAAAGAGAGAGAAGATTTGGGAAAACAAGTGAACAACTTAACTAACAGACTACCGTTAAAAACATATTTAAAATTCAGTTTAGCAATCTTGCTTACTACGCTAGCTTATTCTAATATACAAGCTCAAGATTTATCATTTAATTCAAGTAAGAAATACACTGTTGGTACTATTTCTGTTTTAGGTAATACCACTTTTGGAGAGCAAACAATTGTAAACTTCTCTGGTTTAAGAAAAGGGCAAGAAATTAATATTCCAGGAGAAGAAATAGGTAACGCCATTAAAAAACTTTGGGGCACTAAGCTATTTAATAATATTGAAGTTTATGTTACTAGCATTGAAAACGGTACAGCAAACCTTCAAATTAGGTTAGAAGACTTACCGCAACTAAATGAGTTAAAAATAAATGGTGTTAAAAAAGGAAAGGTTGAAAGTATAATAGAAGAAAACAAACTCAAAAAAGGCACTAAAGTAACAGAAAACCTTATTACAACTACTAAGAATTTCTTAACAAAAAAATATAAAAAACAAGGGTTTTTAAACACCAAAGTACATATTAACACCATAGAAGTTAAAGACACCACAGGAAGTGCACGTGTTAATATGGTGCTAAATATTGATAAAGGTGAAAAAGTAAAAATTAAAGACATTGTGTTTAATGGCAATAATGCTATAAGTGATAAAAAACTTAGAAAAGCCATGAAAAGCACAAAAAAAATTAACCGCCTACGTATCTTAAAACGTTCTAAATTTATAGATTCTGCTTATCAAGCAGATTTATCAAGTGTAGTTGATAAATTTAAAGAAAACGGATATAGAGATGCTAGAATTATTTCTGATAGCATTATTTATAACAATGACAAAACCATATCTATTAATATTGACATAAATGAGGGCGAACTGTATACCTTTGGAGATATTAAATTTATTGGTAATACTGTTTATACAGACCAACAATTAAGAAACATTCTTCGTATTGAAAAAGGAGACACCTACAATGGTGTACTATTACAAAAAAGAATAGCCGATAACACAAAACCAGATGCTAATGATATTACCAACTTATATCAAAACAGCGGCTATTTATTCTCTACTATTCGTCAGGTTGAAGTAAGTGCCGATGATAATGTAATTGATATGGAAATTAGAATTACAGAAGGAAAACCCGCTTACTTTAATAGAGTTTCTGTTGTTGGTAATGACAAAACCAATGACCATGTTGTTTACAGAGCATTAAGAACACGCCCTGGACAATTATACGACAAATCAGACGTAGTAAGAACTGTTAGAGAGCTAGGACAGTTAGGTTTCTTTGATGCTCAAGAAATTTCACCAAACTTCAACAATCCAAACCCTGTTGAAGGCACTATAGACATGGAATACTCTGTAAAAGAAACCGGTTCCAGCCAAATAGAATTACAAGGTGGTTACGGTGGTGGTGGCTTTATTGGTACACTGGGGCTTTCTTTTAATAACTTTTCAATAAAAGACATCTTTAAAAAAGAAGCCTATAAACCAATCCCTATGGGAGATGGCCAACGTTTAGCATTACGTTTACAAGCCAGTAGGTTTTACCAAACATATAGCTTTCAATTTTCAGAACCTTGGTTAGGTGGTAAAAAACCTGTTCAATTTTCAACATCTTTATCACACACCAAACAATTCTTATATGACTACACAACAGGTAATGCAGATAAAAGCAGAAGTTTTAATATTACAGGTATAACTTTTGGTTTAGCAAAACGTTTATCTGTACCAGATGAATACTTTACACTATCAAACGCTATTAGTTATCAACGCTACGATTTAAACAACTACAATACAGGTTTATTCACCTTTGGAGACGGGTATTCTAACAACCTATCTTACACCATTGGTTTAAGTAGAAATGATACTAGAATAGACCCTATTTTCCCAACAGGAGGTTCTAAATTTTCTGCAACAGCAAAATTTTCATTCCCTTACTCCTTAGTTAATGGTGTTGATTACGCTCAACTTGCTGAAGATAGAGAACAAGCTGTAATTGATCAAGATAGTGATGAACTAGCTAAAATAGATCAAGAACGTTATAAATGGTTAGAGTTTTATAAAATAAACTTTACAGGAGAGTGGTATAACCAAATTGCAAAAAATTTAGTTTTAAGACCATTAATAGAATTTGGTTTCTTAGGAGCTTATAACAACGATAGAGGTGTTATTCCTTTTGAAAGATATTTTGTTGGAGGTGATGGTTTAGGAACCTACAGTTTAGATGGTAGAGAAGCTATTCAATTACGTGGTTATCCAAACCAATCGTTATCAAGTACAGATGGAGGTACTATTTATAACAAATTCTCTTTAGAGCTTCGTTACCCCATTACTTTAAAAGCATCTGCTAAAATTTACGCTTTAGGCTTTTTAGAAGGAGGTGCATCTTATGATAGATTTAGAGACTACAATCCTTTTGATATTAAAAGATCTGCCGGTTTAGGTATTAGAATCTTTATGCCTGCATTTGGTTTATTAGGTATAGATTTCGGACATGGTTTTGACCCTATCATTGGCGAAACCACCAAAAATGGCTGGGAAACTCACTTCATAATAGGGCAACAATTTTAA
- a CDS encoding isoprenyl transferase: protein MDLKERILSKKLPDHIAIIMDGNGRWAKQKGMMRAFGHENGTKSVRKTVESCAELGVKNLTLYAFSTENWNRPKLEVQTLMKLLISSLRKEIKTLQDNNIKLSAIGNLSLLPAKVFKELSEVINKTKSNNRMTLTLALSYGSREELLNTVKEISIKVKNNIISPDNIDESIINEHLYTHNLPDVDLLIRTSGEQRISNFLLWQIAYAELYFTNVLWPDFTKKHLYEAIIEYQKRERRFGKTSEQLN, encoded by the coding sequence ATGGATTTAAAAGAACGCATACTAAGTAAAAAACTCCCAGACCACATTGCCATAATAATGGATGGTAACGGTCGTTGGGCAAAACAAAAGGGCATGATGCGGGCTTTTGGTCATGAAAACGGTACTAAATCTGTTAGAAAAACGGTTGAATCCTGTGCAGAATTAGGTGTTAAAAATTTAACACTTTACGCTTTTTCAACAGAAAATTGGAACCGACCAAAATTAGAAGTTCAAACCCTAATGAAACTTCTAATATCCTCATTAAGAAAAGAAATAAAAACGCTTCAAGACAATAACATAAAGCTATCGGCAATTGGCAATCTATCACTACTACCTGCTAAGGTTTTTAAAGAACTTTCTGAGGTAATTAACAAAACTAAATCTAATAACAGAATGACTCTAACTTTAGCTTTAAGCTACGGCTCTAGAGAAGAATTGCTAAATACTGTTAAAGAGATTAGTATTAAAGTTAAAAATAATATAATTTCGCCCGATAATATTGATGAATCAATTATAAATGAGCATCTTTACACGCATAATTTACCAGATGTAGATTTGCTTATTAGAACTAGTGGAGAACAACGCATTAGTAATTTTTTGCTTTGGCAAATAGCGTATGCAGAATTATATTTTACCAATGTGCTTTGGCCAGATTTTACAAAGAAGCATTTGTATGAAGCTATTATTGAATATCAAAAAAGAGAGAGAAGATTTGGGAAAACAAGTGAACAACTTAACTAA
- a CDS encoding DUF6089 family protein, which yields MRHLTVLVFSILSIHFGHSQINEIGLYLGGSNFIGDVGATNYISPNQLAIGGIYKWNRSRRHSYRASLIFSKLKGIDTNSDDPRRIQRGYEFSTNITELSLGMEFTFKDFNLHSERKIGTPYLHSGITAAKHDNHFFLNGVQTSENSSSWAFGIPMTLGYKATFIDNIIFGIEIGARYTFSDNLDGSLPEDPAYYQYRFGNINNDDWYVFSGITLTYTFGENPCYCIN from the coding sequence ATGAGGCACTTAACCGTATTAGTATTTAGTATTTTAAGCATCCATTTTGGCCACTCTCAAATTAATGAAATAGGGCTCTATTTAGGAGGCTCTAATTTTATTGGCGATGTAGGGGCTACCAATTACATTTCACCAAATCAATTAGCTATTGGTGGTATATACAAATGGAATAGAAGCCGAAGACACTCTTACAGAGCATCTCTCATTTTTAGTAAATTAAAAGGCATAGACACCAATTCTGATGACCCAAGACGAATTCAAAGAGGTTATGAGTTTTCAACAAATATTACAGAACTTTCTTTAGGTATGGAGTTTACTTTTAAAGATTTTAACTTACATTCCGAAAGAAAAATAGGCACACCCTATTTACACTCTGGAATAACAGCTGCTAAACATGATAACCACTTTTTTTTAAATGGTGTACAAACATCTGAAAACAGTTCTAGTTGGGCATTTGGTATTCCAATGACATTAGGATACAAAGCCACTTTTATAGATAACATTATATTTGGTATTGAAATTGGAGCCAGATATACTTTTTCTGATAATTTAGACGGAAGCTTACCAGAAGACCCGGCTTATTATCAATATAGATTTGGAAATATTAACAATGACGACTGGTACGTGTTTTCTGGTATAACTTTAACTTATACCTTTGGAGAAAACCCATGTTACTGTATAAACTAA
- a CDS encoding NAD kinase, whose amino-acid sequence MKVAIFGRFYNDTTTQSVETLFHYLLKKDMDAYIETEFFNIIKKESPNFQDYISFKTFDTLDTSFDFLVSVGGDGTILRAITFIKDIDIPIIGLNTGRLGFLATIQVDAIEQAIQNIIDGKYKISERSLLTVETTPENKEISTLNFALNEIAVSRKNTTSMITVETHLNNEYLTSYWSDGLIISTPTGSTGYSLSCGGPVITPDTNSFVLTPIAPHNLSARPLVIPDTTEIKLKVYGREEQHLVSLDSRIATLDNGTLITIKKADFKIKMIDLLDESFLITLRKKLLWGEDKRN is encoded by the coding sequence ATGAAGGTAGCCATTTTTGGACGATTTTATAATGATACAACCACACAATCGGTTGAAACCCTTTTCCATTACTTATTAAAAAAAGATATGGATGCCTATATTGAAACCGAGTTTTTCAATATTATAAAAAAAGAATCGCCTAATTTTCAAGATTATATATCATTTAAAACTTTTGACACTTTAGACACCTCTTTTGATTTTCTTGTAAGTGTAGGTGGAGATGGCACCATTTTAAGAGCTATTACCTTTATAAAAGATATTGATATACCAATTATAGGGCTTAACACAGGACGTTTAGGTTTTTTAGCTACCATACAAGTTGACGCTATAGAACAAGCCATTCAAAACATTATTGATGGTAAATACAAAATATCAGAACGTAGTTTGTTAACTGTAGAAACCACCCCAGAAAATAAAGAAATTAGCACTTTAAATTTTGCTTTAAACGAGATAGCCGTTAGCAGAAAGAATACCACCTCTATGATTACCGTTGAAACCCATTTAAACAACGAGTATTTAACATCTTATTGGAGCGATGGTTTAATAATTTCAACCCCAACAGGATCTACTGGGTATTCTTTAAGTTGTGGTGGTCCCGTTATAACACCAGATACTAATAGTTTTGTTTTAACACCAATTGCTCCACACAATTTAAGTGCAAGACCCCTTGTTATTCCAGATACTACAGAAATTAAACTTAAAGTTTATGGTAGAGAAGAACAGCATTTAGTGTCATTAGATTCTAGAATTGCCACACTAGATAACGGTACATTGATAACAATTAAAAAAGCCGATTTTAAAATTAAAATGATTGATTTACTAGATGAAAGCTTTTTAATAACCCTTAGGAAAAAACTACTTTGGGGAGAAGACAAGCGTAATTAA
- a CDS encoding CBS domain-containing protein, which produces MKLQEYIINDIKPVESSSKIADLQLLFNQLTYSHIPVKDVNGVFTGVLFETDVHCFDGSKPVSEYLYAIENFYVRDTTLWLDVLEAFAKNASNIMPVLDEKNNYLGYYELNDIISLFNEAPFFHAPGAVLVIEKGINDYSFSEISQIVESNNGKLLGAFISNIKNDVVQVTLKIGNTSLNDIIQTFRRYSYNIVSGHEEDTYIESLKERSDYLNKYLNM; this is translated from the coding sequence ATGAAATTGCAAGAATATATTATAAACGACATTAAACCTGTTGAAAGCAGTAGTAAAATAGCAGATTTACAACTACTTTTCAATCAACTTACATATTCACATATTCCGGTTAAAGATGTTAATGGTGTATTTACAGGAGTTCTTTTTGAAACAGATGTACATTGCTTTGATGGCAGTAAGCCTGTTAGTGAGTACCTGTATGCAATAGAAAATTTTTATGTTAGAGACACTACGCTTTGGCTAGATGTGTTAGAAGCCTTTGCAAAAAACGCATCTAACATTATGCCTGTATTAGATGAAAAAAACAATTATTTAGGATATTATGAACTCAATGATATTATAAGTCTTTTTAACGAAGCTCCTTTCTTTCATGCTCCTGGAGCAGTTTTAGTTATTGAAAAAGGTATAAACGATTATTCTTTTAGTGAAATTAGCCAAATTGTAGAATCTAATAATGGCAAATTACTAGGAGCTTTTATTTCAAACATAAAAAATGATGTGGTACAAGTAACTCTTAAAATAGGCAACACAAGTTTAAATGATATTATTCAAACATTCCGAAGATACAGTTACAACATTGTTTCTGGGCATGAAGAAGACACATACATTGAAAGTTTGAAAGAACGATCGGACTACTTGAATAAATATTTAAACATGTAA
- a CDS encoding pyridoxine 5'-phosphate synthase yields the protein MTKLSVNINKIATLRNSRGGDVPNVVQFAKDVQRFGAEGVTIHPRPDERHIRYQDARDLKSVVYTEYNIEGNPIKSFIDLVLSVQPTQVTLVPDAEDAITSNAGWDTIKHKDFLVDVIKEFQQNNIRTSIFVDPVLKQIEGAKETGTDRIELYTEAFAHQYSLGNKEAVKPYADCAVLANNLGLGINAGHDLSLENIQFFKENIPGLLEVSIGHALVAESLYLGAENVIQMYLHKLK from the coding sequence ATGACAAAGTTAAGTGTAAACATTAATAAGATTGCTACGTTAAGAAATTCTAGAGGAGGCGATGTTCCCAATGTAGTGCAATTTGCAAAAGATGTTCAGCGGTTTGGAGCCGAAGGGGTAACCATTCACCCAAGGCCAGATGAACGTCATATTAGGTATCAAGATGCACGCGATTTAAAGTCTGTAGTTTACACAGAATATAATATTGAAGGGAATCCTATAAAGTCTTTTATAGATTTAGTTTTAAGTGTGCAACCAACACAAGTTACTTTGGTGCCAGATGCTGAAGACGCCATAACTAGTAATGCTGGTTGGGATACCATAAAACACAAGGATTTTTTAGTTGATGTTATTAAAGAATTTCAACAAAACAATATTAGAACTTCTATTTTTGTAGACCCTGTTTTAAAACAAATTGAAGGCGCTAAAGAAACCGGAACAGATAGAATTGAATTGTATACAGAAGCCTTTGCGCATCAATACAGTTTAGGTAATAAAGAAGCCGTAAAACCGTACGCAGATTGTGCTGTTTTAGCTAATAATCTAGGTTTGGGTATTAATGCAGGCCATGATTTATCACTAGAAAACATTCAATTCTTTAAAGAAAATATACCCGGACTTTTAGAGGTCTCTATAGGGCATGCCTTGGTAGCAGAAAGTTTATATTTAGGTGCTGAAAATGTTATTCAAATGTATTTACATAAGTTGAAATAA